A genomic segment from Amphiprion ocellaris isolate individual 3 ecotype Okinawa chromosome 17, ASM2253959v1, whole genome shotgun sequence encodes:
- the LOC111581991 gene encoding tripartite motif-containing protein 16-like: MEQEKLSCSICLDLLKDPVTIPCGHSYCMDCIRSYWDGEDQKETYSCPQCRQTFRPRPDLVRNTVMADLVEEVKKTRSKADLCYAGPGDVSCDFCTGRKLKAVKSCLQCLVSYCDQHLQPHYDVAALKNHKLVDPSKKLQENICSSHNEVMKIFCRTDQQCICYLCSLDEHKGHDTVSAAAERNDKQRELAANREKIQQRIREKEEGVKVLQQEIAELRRRSSELELLSQTDDHIQFLQNYTLLGRLSEATDSAVTDKPQDVLSEESTERSQINAEVGVLLSQADQKIRDELLKYSCQTTLDPNTAHWCIRVEDGFRAMHKFAHEPLGIVHPDRFTDWYQVLCRESTTGSCYWEVEWKGGEVFIAVSHKSISRAGAGSAFGNNDRSWALQCFPDGYEFRHNNCRTPISGPPSSRIGVHLDHPDKSNDSFLSFYSISDTTTLIHRVKMQWSQPACLGFGLYHYSSAEICKL, from the coding sequence ATGGAGCAGGAGAAACTCAGCTGTTCGATCTGTTTGGATCTACTGAAGGATCCAGTGACTATTCCCTGTGGACACAGCTACTGTATGGACTGTATTAGAAGCTACTGGGATGGAGAGGATCAGAAGGAAACCTACAGCTGTCCTCAGTGCAGACAGACGTTCAGACCGAGGCCTGACCTGGTGAGAAACACTGTGATGGCAGATTTAGTGGAGGAAGTGAAGAAGACCAGATCTAAAGCTGATCTCTGCTATGCTGGACCTGGAGATGTGTCCTGTGATTTCTGCACTGGGAGGAAACTGAAAGCTGTCAAGTCCTGTCTGCAGTGTCTGGTCTCTTACTGTGACCAACACCTCCAGCCTCACTATGATGTTGCTGCATTAAAGAATCACAAGCTGGTGGATCCGTCCAAGAAGCTTCAGGAGAACATCTGCTCTAGTCACAATGAGGTGATGAAGATTTTCTGCCGCACTGATCAGCAGTGTATCTGTTATCTGTGCTCCTTGGATGAACATAAAGGCCACGAcacagtttcagctgcagcagaaaggaaCGACAAGCAACGAGAGCTGGCAGCGAATCGAGAGAAGATCCAGCAGAGGATCAGAGAGAAGGAAGAAGGTGTGAAGGTGCTGCAGCAGGAGATCGCCGAGCTGAGGAGGAGAAGCTCTGAGCTGGAGCTGCTCTCACAAACAGACGACCACATCCAGTTTCTGCAGAACTACACCCTGCTGGGGCGTCTCAGTGAAGCTACagactcagctgtgactgatAAACCTCAGGACGTTCTGAGTGAAGAGTCCACAGAGAGATCACAGATCAACGCTGAAGTGGGGGTTTTGCTGTCACAAGCAGATCAAAAGATCAGAGATGAACTCTTAAAATACTCCTGTCAAACCACACTGGATCCAAATACGGCACATTGGTGCATCAGGGTAGAGGATGGATTCAGAGCTATGCATAAGTTTGCTCATGAACCCTTAGGTATAGTTCACCCAGACAGATTCACTGACTGGTATCAGGTGTTGTGTAGAGAGAGTACGACTGGCAGttgttactgggaggtggagtggAAGGGAGGAGAAGTTTTTATAGCCGTCTCACACAAAAGCATCAGCAGAGCAGGAGCAGGAAGTGCATTTGGAAACAATGACAGGTCCTGGGCTTTACAGTGTTTCCCTGATGGTTATGAATTCAGACACAACAACTGCAGAACTCCCATCTCAGGTCCTCCGTCCTCCAGAATCGGAGTTCACCTGGATCACCCTGACAAGTCCAATGATAGCTTTCTGTCCTTCTACAGCATCTCTGACACCACGACTTTAATCCACAGAGTTAAGATGCAGTGGAGTCAGCCGGCCTGTCTTGGGTTTGGTttatatcattattcttctgcTGAAATCTGCAAACTTTGA